The sequence GGTAAAACATACCGTTTACTGCAGCCATGACGAAGCGAATCTGCATTGTGTCTGTCGCGCAGGTGAAGTGAGTGTAGATCTGCTTTGTCTCGTGCTGGTTGAGTGAAACGAATCGGTTAAGGATGTAGTCACACGCGGCGGCGTAATCTGGGCCACCCTCGTAGTCGGGGAAGTAGTTCTTCATGGGGCTGACAGGCAGCTTCTCTTTGAACCTGTCGATCTTGTTCAAGAAGAGGATGATGGATGTCTTGACAAACCACCTCGAGTTGCAGATGGAATCGAACAGTGTGAGAGCCTCTTGCATACGGTTGACGGTCTCGTCTTCAAACAGCAGCTGGTCGTACTCAGAAATGGCAACCAGGAAAAGGATTGTGGTGACATTCTCGAAGCAGTGGATCCACTTCTTCCGTTCCGACCGTTGGCCACCGACGTCGAACATGCGGTAGGTCAGGTCACCGATGATGAAGGTGGTCTCAGTGATACCGGTTGTCTTGACACGCGATCGGAGGACGTCCTGGTCGTTGGGGATGTAGTCAGGGGCGGCAATGCGGTCGATTGAATCaaagtagctagtctagttAGCATCACAGTTGCAGCCAAGAAGGATGGGGAAGAGACTTACTACTTGGCTGAGTCGTTCAGCTGGTACTCGCGCGAGCGCTGGAAGCACTGCTGCACGCCGGCATCCTTCCACAGGACCGAGATGGCGTTTCCAACCTCAGGGGGCAGGCTGTCACCCTCAATCTGCGCGGGCTGCATGAAGATGGTCTGGACGTGATACTCGGCGCGCTGATCATCGAGCGGCAGCTCCAGCGACTCCATGGCTTCGAGGATGACGCGCATCGACTGGACCGTATTGCTGAAGATGATCTCCTTGAACGACTCGCGCTCATCGCGAGAGTAGCCGCCCTCG is a genomic window of Ascochyta rabiei chromosome 8, complete sequence containing:
- a CDS encoding guanine nucleotide-binding protein subunit alpha — protein: MGCGMSTEEKEGKQRNEEIENQLKRDKMMQRNEIKMLLLGAGESGKSTILKQMKLIHEGGYSRDERESFKEIIFSNTVQSMRVILEAMESLELPLDDQRAEYHVQTIFMQPAQIEGDSLPPEVGNAISVLWKDAGVQQCFQRSREYQLNDSAKYYFDSIDRIAAPDYIPNDQDVLRSRVKTTGITETTFIIGDLTYRMFDVGGQRSERKKWIHCFENVTTILFLVAISEYDQLLFEDETVNRMQEALTLFDSICNSRWFVKTSIILFLNKIDRFKEKLPVSPMKNYFPDYEGGPDYAAACDYILNRFVSLNQHETKQIYTHFTCATDTMQIRFVMAAVNDIIIQENLRLCGLI